From a single Pempheris klunzingeri isolate RE-2024b chromosome 2, fPemKlu1.hap1, whole genome shotgun sequence genomic region:
- the LOC139219325 gene encoding odorant receptor 131-2-like: MLAMLNSTSSGPLDLLQCNTSCTLTGGAAAAPKDSFSNALTKNIVAMLVWLALSVINGSMVHTFLRHSLFYENPRYIMFICMVINDALQLSLVTALYVVSYIFRKIHVSVCCFLIMTAVLTTRSTPLILAGMAVERYISICFPLHYSQMCTVPRTLLLICVILILTATPPITDLLITVVNEPPAFFHTNIFCDHPLLFRHRSIYYKNCVFDGVYLSFVALTLLYTYCNIMLTARAASTGLASVKRARNTVLLHGVQLLLCMLAFVVPSLQAALISLFPRFSLEIRYIFFLVVYIIPRFLSPVIYGFRDELFRKYWTRYLACGSHTGTRVRPVLLKVNL; the protein is encoded by the exons ATGTTGGCGATGCTCAACTCCACCTCCTCAGGCCCTCTGGACCTGCTGCAGTGTAACACCAGCTGCACGCTGACGGGGGGCGCTGCGGCGGCGCCTAAAGACAGCTTCTCCAACGCCCTCACCAAGAACATCGTGGCCATGCTGGTGTGGCTGGCCCTCAGCGTCATCAACGGCAGCATGGTGCACACCTTCCTCCGGCACAG TCTCTTCTACGAGAACCCTCGGTACATCATGTTCATCTGCATGGTGATCAACGACGCCCTGCAGCTCAGCCTCGTCACGGCGCTCTACGTGGTCAGCTACATCTTCAGGAAGATCCACGTGTCGGTCTGCTGCTTCCTG ATCATGACGGCGGTCCTCACCACCCGCTCCACCCCCCTCATCCTGGCCGGCATGGCGGTGGAGCGCTACATCTCCATCTGCTTCCCGCTGCACTACAGCCAGATGTGCACGGTCCCTCgcaccctcctcctcatctgtgtcatcctcatcctcaccgcCACGCCGCCCATCACCGACCTCCTCATCACCGTCGTCAACGAGCCCCCAGCTTTCTTCCACACCAACATTTTTTGCGACCACCCGCTTCTGTTTCGCCACCGGTCCATCTACTACAAGAACTGTGTGTTCGACGGGGTCTACCTGTCCTTCGTGGCCCTGACGCTGCTCTACACCTACTGTAACATCATGCTGACGGCGCGGGCCGCCTCCACCGGCCTGGCCTCGGTGAAGAGAGCGAGGAACACCGTGCTGCTTCACGGGGTGCAG ctgctgctgtgcatgCTCGCCTTCGTGGTTCCCTCCCTTCAGGCTGCTCTCATCTCCCTCTTCCCCCGCTTCAGTCTGGAGATTCGTTACATCTTCTTCCTCGTCGTCTACATCATCCCCCGTTTTCTGAGCCCCGTGATCTACGGTTTCCGGGACGAGCTGTTCAGGAAGTACTGGACCCGGTACCTGGCCTGCGGGAGCCACACCGGGACCAGGGTCAGACCAGTGTTACTGAAAGTGAACCTGTAG